TACtaatatcatgcttttttggttactatagtcttgcagtataatttgaagattgGAAATGTAATGCCTCCAGATGTGGATTGCATTGGCTAGTCAGGCTCTTTTGTGATTCCGTgtgaaaattaggatttttttctctaattctttccaaaatgatgttggcattttaatgggaattgtattgaatctgtaagtcaTATTTGGGCAATATGActttttagcaatgttgattcttccagtgttttgtcattcacgtaatctacaatttctttcattagtgttttctaGTTCTTACTCTAGAGATTTTTACGtccttggttaaatgtattgctaggcattttatgttattttgtagctattgtgaatgatattgAATTTTTGATGTGATGATCACCTTAGCATttattagtgtataaaaatgctactgatttgtgtacattaattttgtaacctgagataattaaatttatttattaattctaggagtcttttggaggaggCTTTACGGTTTTCTAGATTTAAGATCATCTCATTGGCAGCAGGGatagtgtaactttttttttgttttctgacttgagtgtcctttatttttttctattatctgatttctctggctgggacttccagcactatgttgagtagaagtggtgagagtgagcATCGTCGGGTCTCAATTCTTACtgggaatgcttttaactttatctcattcagaatagtgtttgaattaaaggccattcacaatcagaaaggatTTGGAAGGGGTTTgtcttgtgaactaaaataaaatcttacgtccccctccaccagcaactaactgaatggacccccccccttggccaaggggatcccttaAATTGAGTTGCTAGCCAGCAGAGAGGAAATCTGACATGTCTCATCATGCTCCCTCCTCTTATTAGAGATGCCCTCTGTGACTCACAACAGCCAAAGGCTGTGGAAGACTTACCTGCacgtcctcaatatacacaacaaaccagtTGAGTCTGTCCAGTGCTTTGTCTCCGATTAACAAACCCTTTACCTTAAGCATGTctttttgctgactcctggtcttttagccAAAGTCTAACTCTTCCAGACAATTATCagataaagaatctttaaacccacgtaTAAATCTGTGAGCCCCAACCCACCAGATGTCCCAGCTTTTtgtgccaaaccaatgtatgttttctgcttattgatttataacttcacctgtaattcctatctcctaAAACCAAACTGCAAACCCATAACtgggagtccacttgctcaaggcttcctgggtgtggctctgggtcatagtcttcaaatttggctcagcataaacctctttaaattatttttacaagtatggcttcttttccattgacatcatatgtagtttttattatgttgatgtatgtatttattctgtCTATGCCTATTTTGCTGAGGGTTTTTTATCATTAACACTTGCTGGTGTAGGGTGAGGGGAAATGTGCCCTTTCCCCCCAAAAAGTGGCTGAAAGACCAAGTCACAATTAAGGCGGGatagtaagagaaatgtttatttccaaatatcatgcacatggggagaattaCAGGAGTCATCTCCCAATGTTTTAATGATGGCCAGATACCTtttaagatgccttttagaagggagggggagaatgtggagtacaggagcagcaggtgaatgctaagaaggatgaatagatgggggaaaatgaattgacttgtaaattaacccgAGAGAcagttattatgttttaaacaatttgcaGTAGGTCTGCTAGCCTTCAGGGTGAACAAAGAAAGTTAGTTTTGCCCCTTTGATATTTTGATCACATtggtcaggttttatgtagatagagaagaagccccttccaaatgctttctgattgtgaatggcctttaattcaaaatattctttatacaagtagtcaattttggagtgaaatttccttagctccttcactggaTTTTAGTGAATGTTCTTACTGTATCTATCGAAATAATCATATgatacttgttttaaattctgcttatgtagtgaatcacatttcttgatttgcatatgttaatccATCTTTGTATCCCTGGGAGGAAATTCACTTGTCATGGTAAACTATACTTTTCATGTGATCTTAGgtttttttgctagtgttttcttgattgtttttggatAGATGTTAATCAGGCCTGtagttatctttttgttgttgttgtattcattcctggctttggtattaggtTGGTATTGACTTCATTAAATGAATTAGAGAGGATTTCCTCTTTCTAATCTTATGTAACAGTCTTAGTAGgacaggtaccagttcttctttgtatgtcTGGTAAGAATCACTATGATCTGGTTTTTGGCTTTTTTGGGAGGAAGCATATGTTTTATTGCTAATTTATTCTCACTACTTGTTGGTatgtttagaatttctatttttctccaactcagcttgggaggttgtgtgattgcaggaatttattcattttctctagaatttttattttttatttatttatttattttttttacattaatcacTTGTGCAGTCTCAACTGCCATTATCCTGTTTAATCAGTTATAAGATGTATAAtttttcacatataaatattCCCAAAATTGGGATACTACTGACCCAACAGTACTTGTGATGTAATTAGACACTGTCTCTTAGGAAGAAAGGATCAACATCTTAGCAACACATCACGCCAACAAAAGCTTTAGTCCAGTAGCAGGGAGAGGGTACTGTGAGGTCAGCCTACCAGCACTTCAGATATACAGATCTTATCCTGACCACAAGAGCTGCAGCTTACATGGTAAGCCTGGAATGCTACAGTTAATAGGTGGTTTGGCTAGTAGCAAATTATAACGTAGCATCTGTCCAGTGTTTCACAGTACCAAAATTCACCAAATCTGCATCCTCTATTTCTTTGAAACATTGTTAAATATTAGTATCTGTTTTCAAGTGTGAGTCCAGCAGCTACGGTGATGTCATCATTACTACTGAATATCCCACTTTCATTTGCCTTCATTGATGTCACTGTCGCTGTCACTGCTGCTGTCACTATCACTGTCACTGGTCCATGCAGTTAGGTTTTCTAGGGCTTCCTTTTGTTCCTGGCTGATGGCAAAGTCAGTCATTACTCTCTGGAAAAGGCTCTCGCAAATAGGTAAGCTGAAAGCACTCGCCAGTTTTACCACTTCAATGGCCTGGGCAGGGCTATTGGACACTTTTGCACTGTCCATGAACTCATTCAGTAACTCATTTCTAGGGATCTTATTATGCTTCCTGAAAAGCCCCAACATTTTCCATGCTTCATGGGTTCTCCCAGCCCTTAAAAAGAGGACAGCTATACAGTTGAGAGGGATGGCTGGCCAATCTGGAGCAGTCTGTCTGCCATCTTGGCTTTCATAAGCAAATTTGATGTCAGCGGCACAGTCAGCAAACtcctccagaagctctggtggaTGCTTATCCCTTGCCATAAGAATCAGAATCTCTTCCTTCAGGTCATTGTGGAAAGTATGACCACATTCTTTACTATCTTTCCAAATCCGAGGAATCACTTCTAGCCGATTGGCCACATCCAATGCTTGGAGAAGATCTACCAATGTTtgggagtggggaaagaaaactgaaggtATCAGGTCCTTATACCACTTCAAGGTGACATCAATTCGTTCCATTAGACAAATTAAAGTGAAGAACTTGGAATAATAGAAATGACGGCGATAATCAGGTCCCATAAATTTCCGGTTATCTCCAGTGTTTAAAAGGCCATGTACTTGGTAAGCAAGTTCCAGATCTCTGAGAGATGAGCAAACTCTCATGGCTgactgaaaaaacataccatcatCCAGATCCTTTGGAGAAAATTTCTTtcccattaattcattcattatatCATAGATGATCAAGGATGatccttttgaaatgttttcatgttgataaaatagctgaataatatggTGATATGTTGCAAGCGAGGGTTCTATTCCAATGGCTTTCATTTCTCGTAAGGTCTGTATTGCTGGCAATCTTGCAAGTACATGAAATCTTCGGAGACATTTCAAAATGGTATTAAAAGTCTGTAGATTTGGTTTCACCTTCTGTGCAACCATTTGTTTCAGTAGCTCCagtgttttattccatttttcttcaAAACCCGCATTCAGCCCCAACATTGTTGCTTCAATCAATGCACTGAATGTGTATACATCAGCATGGAGTCTGTTGTTTAATAATTCAGTGTACAAGTTTAATGCCGGCTCATAAGCTCGATGCTTCACCATCCCTCGGATCACTGTGCAGTAGGAATGTGAATTTTTCTCTGGCATCAATGTAAAGATTCTCTCAGTATTGTTTTTTTGCGCTCCATGTAGCTCCAATCTGATGACCAGCCTTCTTCCTAAATTTCTTGTTACTTTCCTCTTCCAATTCCTCTGACGGTTCAGTTTGCTGAAAAGGATAATCAGTGGAGGGCTCGTGGTCACCATAGTAACACAGTAAATCCAAGAGATTATTTGTTGTTTCAAGAGACACAATGGTTCCTGCTTGCAAAAGCTGATCAAACAGGTCCACAGAGGATTTGACTTTTTTGAGCTTGATTCGTTCCTTTAGGGCAGCTTCACTTACTTCTTCCATCTGAGGTTCAAAGCACTCAGGCATTAAACACGGTATATGTGGTTCAGCTATgtccttttgaaaatatttgggatgTGAATTAATAATAAACTTTGCTGCATTCTCCCCAGACTTCTTTGCCAGTAAAAATGAACGAGATTCCACAGAAGATGCTGGAATAAGGTAGGGATCATCTTGAAATGCATAAGGTGCAGCTGTGGTGTCCCTGTTTACTGTGGAAGCAAGTGCCTGAAGAACGGCCACTTTATCCCAAGATTTCTTTCTTGGAATAACCACTTCTTCAATCCTTGTTACATCAGTTCCTTCAACTTTTGGGAGGGTTGTACTTCCAGAATAAAATCTGAAACTTGATATTCGTTCACAAAGTCCTGCACGTTGACCCTTCAATGACAGGTAAAGCCTGCTGTGGATCCTGAAGCAAACTGAACCAGTCACTGCCATCTTTcgtttcctctagaatttttagattgtgttcacagaggtgttcatagtagtct
The Nycticebus coucang isolate mNycCou1 chromosome Y, mNycCou1.pri, whole genome shotgun sequence genome window above contains:
- the LOC128579126 gene encoding pentatricopeptide repeat domain-containing protein 3, mitochondrial-like; the protein is MVTTSPPLIILFSKLNRQRNWKRKVTRNLGRRLVIRLELHGAQKNNTERIFTLMPEKNSHSYCTVIRGMVKHRAYEPALNLYTELLNNRLHADVYTFSALIEATMLGLNAGFEEKWNKTLELLKQMVAQKVKPNLQTFNTILKCLRRFHVLARLPAIQTLREMKAIGIEPSLATYHHIIQLFYQHENISKGSSLIIYDIMNELMGKKFSPKDLDDGMFFQSAMRVCSSLRDLELAYQVHGLLNTGDNRKFMGPDYRRHFYYSKFFTLICLMERIDVTLKWYKDLIPSVFFPHSQTLVDLLQALDVANRLEVIPRIWKDSKECGHTFHNDLKEEILILMARDKHPPELLEEFADCAADIKFAYESQDGRQTAPDWPAIPLNCIAVLFLRAGRTHEAWKMLGLFRKHNKIPRNELLNEFMDSAKVSNSPAQAIEVVKLASAFSLPICESLFQRVMTDFAISQEQKEALENLTAWTSDSDSDSSSDSDSDINEGK